One region of Miscanthus floridulus cultivar M001 chromosome 19, ASM1932011v1, whole genome shotgun sequence genomic DNA includes:
- the LOC136527289 gene encoding inactive poly [ADP-ribose] polymerase RCD1-like isoform X3: MADASCGGKAYLFDFLWMVRIDEATGEETGLAWIDHRGGCFFPAPADCGGGRNKRKRDDGAPAAEDEAESSSGVDERSGESPGVGVDAKRRKAWGNAAARLEENDKYYQVVSKLFLSYGMAQHGAAITAVRKIAHGARTTAFQEQARLLADARGAAAGTAKFAWYGASADDVAAVVERGFARNNATRLGARKHGDGMHLSPPQCPYTRHMCSNRRAVS; the protein is encoded by the exons ATGGCCGACGCCTCGTGCGGGGGAAAGGCGTACCTGTTCGACTTCCTGTGGATGGTCAGGATCGACGAGGCCACCGGCGAGGAGACCGGGCTGGCGTGGATCGACCACCGCGGGGGCTGCTTCTTCCCGGCGCCCGCCGACTGCGGCGGAGGGAGGAACAAGCGCAAGAGGGACGACGGCGCGCCGGCGGCGGAGGACGAGGCCGAGTCATCCTCGGGCGTGGACGAGCGCTCAGGGGAGAGCCCCGGGGTGGGGGTGGACGCCAAGAGGAGGAAGGCGTGGGGGAACGCGGCGGCGAGGCTCGAGGAGAACGACAAGTACTACCAGGTCGTCAGCAAGCTGTTCCTCAGCTACGGGATGGCGCAGCACGGCGCGGCGATCACGGCGGTGCGCAAGATCGCGCACGGCGCGAGGACCACCGCGTTCCAGGAGCAGGCGCGGTTGCTCGCCGACGCGCGCGGAGCCGCCGCCGGAACCGCCAAGTTCGCCTGGTACGGCGCGTCCGCGGACGACGTTGCCGCCGTGGTGGAGCGAGGTTTCGCGAGGAACAACGCGACAAGGCTCGGCGCACGCAAGCACGGCGACGGCATGCACCTTTCCCCGCCGCAGTGCCCCTACACGAG GCATATGTGCAGCAACCGGAGAGCAGTAAGCTGA
- the LOC136527289 gene encoding inactive poly [ADP-ribose] polymerase RCD1-like isoform X1 has protein sequence MADASCGGKAYLFDFLWMVRIDEATGEETGLAWIDHRGGCFFPAPADCGGGRNKRKRDDGAPAAEDEAESSSGVDERSGESPGVGVDAKRRKAWGNAAARLEENDKYYQVVSKLFLSYGMAQHGAAITAVRKIAHGARTTAFQEQARLLADARGAAAGTAKFAWYGASADDVAAVVERGFARNNATRLGARKHGDGMHLSPPQCPYTSLIEVCSEAPCCSADGISWPALGIDQHT, from the exons ATGGCCGACGCCTCGTGCGGGGGAAAGGCGTACCTGTTCGACTTCCTGTGGATGGTCAGGATCGACGAGGCCACCGGCGAGGAGACCGGGCTGGCGTGGATCGACCACCGCGGGGGCTGCTTCTTCCCGGCGCCCGCCGACTGCGGCGGAGGGAGGAACAAGCGCAAGAGGGACGACGGCGCGCCGGCGGCGGAGGACGAGGCCGAGTCATCCTCGGGCGTGGACGAGCGCTCAGGGGAGAGCCCCGGGGTGGGGGTGGACGCCAAGAGGAGGAAGGCGTGGGGGAACGCGGCGGCGAGGCTCGAGGAGAACGACAAGTACTACCAGGTCGTCAGCAAGCTGTTCCTCAGCTACGGGATGGCGCAGCACGGCGCGGCGATCACGGCGGTGCGCAAGATCGCGCACGGCGCGAGGACCACCGCGTTCCAGGAGCAGGCGCGGTTGCTCGCCGACGCGCGCGGAGCCGCCGCCGGAACCGCCAAGTTCGCCTGGTACGGCGCGTCCGCGGACGACGTTGCCGCCGTGGTGGAGCGAGGTTTCGCGAGGAACAACGCGACAAGGCTCGGCGCACGCAAGCACGGCGACGGCATGCACCTTTCCCCGCCGCAGTGCCCCTACACGAG TTTGATAGAGGTCTGCTCGGAAGCTCCATGCTGCTCGGCTGATGGCATCAGCTGGCCTGCTCTCGGCATTGATCAGCACACATAA
- the LOC136527289 gene encoding inactive poly [ADP-ribose] polymerase RCD1-like isoform X2, which produces MADASCGGKAYLFDFLWMVRIDEATGEETGLAWIDHRGGCFFPAPADCGGGRNKRKRDDGAPAAEDEAESSSGVDERSGESPGVGVDAKRRKAWGNAAARLEENDKYYQVVSKLFLSYGMAQHGAAITAVRKIAHGARTTAFQEQARLLADARGAAAGTAKFAWYGASADDVAAVVERGFARNNATRLGARKHGDGMHLSPPQCPYTRGLLGSSMLLG; this is translated from the exons ATGGCCGACGCCTCGTGCGGGGGAAAGGCGTACCTGTTCGACTTCCTGTGGATGGTCAGGATCGACGAGGCCACCGGCGAGGAGACCGGGCTGGCGTGGATCGACCACCGCGGGGGCTGCTTCTTCCCGGCGCCCGCCGACTGCGGCGGAGGGAGGAACAAGCGCAAGAGGGACGACGGCGCGCCGGCGGCGGAGGACGAGGCCGAGTCATCCTCGGGCGTGGACGAGCGCTCAGGGGAGAGCCCCGGGGTGGGGGTGGACGCCAAGAGGAGGAAGGCGTGGGGGAACGCGGCGGCGAGGCTCGAGGAGAACGACAAGTACTACCAGGTCGTCAGCAAGCTGTTCCTCAGCTACGGGATGGCGCAGCACGGCGCGGCGATCACGGCGGTGCGCAAGATCGCGCACGGCGCGAGGACCACCGCGTTCCAGGAGCAGGCGCGGTTGCTCGCCGACGCGCGCGGAGCCGCCGCCGGAACCGCCAAGTTCGCCTGGTACGGCGCGTCCGCGGACGACGTTGCCGCCGTGGTGGAGCGAGGTTTCGCGAGGAACAACGCGACAAGGCTCGGCGCACGCAAGCACGGCGACGGCATGCACCTTTCCCCGCCGCAGTGCCCCTACACGAG AGGTCTGCTCGGAAGCTCCATGCTGCTCGGCTGA
- the LOC136527289 gene encoding inactive poly [ADP-ribose] polymerase RCD1-like isoform X4 yields MADASCGGKAYLFDFLWMVRIDEATGEETGLAWIDHRGGCFFPAPADCGGGRNKRKRDDGAPAAEDEAESSSGVDERSGESPGVGVDAKRRKAWGNAAARLEENDKYYQVVSKLFLSYGMAQHGAAITAVRKIAHGARTTAFQEQARLLADARGAAAGTAKFAWYGASADDVAAVVERGFARNNATRLGARKHGDGMHLSPPQCPYTRTIT; encoded by the exons ATGGCCGACGCCTCGTGCGGGGGAAAGGCGTACCTGTTCGACTTCCTGTGGATGGTCAGGATCGACGAGGCCACCGGCGAGGAGACCGGGCTGGCGTGGATCGACCACCGCGGGGGCTGCTTCTTCCCGGCGCCCGCCGACTGCGGCGGAGGGAGGAACAAGCGCAAGAGGGACGACGGCGCGCCGGCGGCGGAGGACGAGGCCGAGTCATCCTCGGGCGTGGACGAGCGCTCAGGGGAGAGCCCCGGGGTGGGGGTGGACGCCAAGAGGAGGAAGGCGTGGGGGAACGCGGCGGCGAGGCTCGAGGAGAACGACAAGTACTACCAGGTCGTCAGCAAGCTGTTCCTCAGCTACGGGATGGCGCAGCACGGCGCGGCGATCACGGCGGTGCGCAAGATCGCGCACGGCGCGAGGACCACCGCGTTCCAGGAGCAGGCGCGGTTGCTCGCCGACGCGCGCGGAGCCGCCGCCGGAACCGCCAAGTTCGCCTGGTACGGCGCGTCCGCGGACGACGTTGCCGCCGTGGTGGAGCGAGGTTTCGCGAGGAACAACGCGACAAGGCTCGGCGCACGCAAGCACGGCGACGGCATGCACCTTTCCCCGCCGCAGTGCCCCTACACGAG AACAATTACTTGA